A part of Geothrix oryzae genomic DNA contains:
- a CDS encoding LutB/LldF family L-lactate oxidation iron-sulfur protein, whose translation MSPNSCGSAPVHAETEVHFRDAAAKALLDPQLRANFRRAMDGLITKRKAQFPDPRDLQDLRDLSTAIRSRSLLNLPELLEQFEANCTKNGIKVHWAETCEQANELILGIMQAKGAKTLVKGKSMVSEEMHLNAFLESKGIEALESDLGEYIIQLDGETPSHIIMPAIHKNKDQIARQFSQKIKDAKYTEDVDELTAMARKVLRQKFLDADAGLSGVNFAVAETGTLCLVENEGNGRMSTHVPPLHIAVMGLEKVVARLEDVAPLYAILTRSATGQAVSTYFNLITGPRGAGEKDGPQEVHLVILDNGRSRIYADPQLRATLRCIRCGACMNHCPVYTRVGGHAYEAVYPGPIGKILTPQMEGVGVRHDLIHGSSLCGACGEVCPVEIPIPEILVRLRREATHEDLGSAVAGKGTGRTATEDWAWRLWAGVTKRPTLYRIATWFATRFGKALPAGAPLIKNWTQSRTKPVPARRSLSERMRTEGGPHA comes from the coding sequence ATGTCGCCGAATTCCTGTGGGAGCGCACCCGTGCACGCTGAGACCGAAGTCCACTTCCGCGATGCCGCCGCCAAGGCCCTGCTGGATCCCCAGCTCCGGGCCAATTTCCGCCGCGCCATGGACGGCCTGATCACCAAGCGCAAGGCCCAGTTCCCGGATCCCCGCGACCTGCAGGACCTCCGCGACCTGAGCACGGCCATCCGTTCCCGCAGCCTGCTGAACCTGCCGGAACTGCTCGAGCAGTTCGAAGCCAACTGCACGAAGAACGGCATCAAGGTTCACTGGGCCGAGACCTGCGAGCAGGCCAACGAGCTGATCCTGGGCATCATGCAGGCCAAGGGCGCCAAGACCCTGGTCAAGGGCAAGAGCATGGTCTCCGAGGAGATGCACCTCAACGCCTTCCTCGAATCCAAGGGCATCGAGGCCCTCGAATCCGATCTGGGCGAGTACATCATCCAGCTCGATGGCGAGACGCCGAGCCACATCATCATGCCGGCCATCCACAAGAACAAAGACCAGATCGCCCGGCAGTTCAGCCAGAAGATCAAGGACGCGAAGTACACCGAGGATGTGGACGAGCTCACGGCCATGGCCCGGAAGGTGCTGCGCCAGAAGTTCCTCGACGCCGATGCGGGCCTATCCGGCGTGAACTTCGCCGTCGCGGAAACCGGCACCCTGTGTCTGGTGGAGAACGAGGGCAACGGCCGCATGAGCACCCATGTGCCCCCCCTCCACATCGCCGTCATGGGCCTCGAGAAGGTCGTGGCGCGGCTGGAGGATGTGGCGCCGCTCTACGCCATCCTCACGCGCTCGGCCACGGGCCAGGCCGTGAGCACCTACTTCAACCTGATCACCGGCCCCCGGGGCGCGGGCGAGAAGGATGGCCCCCAGGAAGTCCACCTGGTCATCCTCGACAACGGCCGCTCGCGGATCTACGCCGATCCCCAGCTGCGCGCCACCCTGCGCTGCATCCGCTGCGGCGCCTGCATGAACCACTGCCCGGTCTACACCCGCGTGGGCGGCCACGCCTACGAGGCCGTCTATCCCGGTCCCATCGGCAAGATCCTCACGCCGCAGATGGAGGGCGTGGGCGTCCGCCACGACCTGATCCACGGCTCCAGCCTCTGCGGAGCCTGCGGAGAGGTCTGCCCCGTGGAGATTCCCATCCCGGAAATTCTGGTGCGTCTCCGCCGGGAGGCCACCCATGAGGACCTGGGATCGGCCGTGGCCGGCAAAGGCACGGGCCGCACCGCCACCGAGGACTGGGCCTGGCGCCTCTGGGCGGGCGTCACCAAGCGCCCCACCCTCTACCGGATTGCCACCTGGTTCGCCACCCGCTTCGGGAAGGCCCTGCCCGCCGGCGCGCCCTTGATCAAAAACTGGACCCAGTCCCGCACCAAGCCCGTGCCCGCCCGCCGCTCGCTCAGCGAACGGATGCGCACCGAGGGAGGCCCCCATGCCTGA
- a CDS encoding SLC13 family permease encodes MGPRKIASLVAAFALLAAILWLTPAIKGLSPQGKASIAVAVFAIVVWVTEALEDALSGLVIVFLLAVLNAVPLTAAFGGYSNTALWLIVIGFIMAGAMEKSGFSKRVALWLVARAGGDILRIYWAVALVMAVMTFLVPSITARTLLMLPIILGIGQAVKAEPGKSNTMKALMFIVAMSGTMMSLGVLTGHVGNPITAGLIETATKRAVSWSHWLKVGGMPAFLLAFLSVFVIRWMWPPESKTAGGGADYIHKELEALGPFSAAEKYTLVVFLITLLLWATDAFHKVNVVIVGAASIIALLWPGKGIMTWKEAQTRVPWNVFVLYGAGLSLGTALASSGAAKWMAGVFLGPIGGMAHVLQVIILIWVVTALQVFFTGGGPKTTALTPIIIAHSLAIGVDPMAFALILGMNMQHQYLLPVTNMPNAVAMGSGHVTSREMIRTGAVMSVLAAAFMSLVSLTYWYWLGLTR; translated from the coding sequence ATGGGTCCGAGAAAAATCGCATCGCTGGTGGCTGCGTTCGCGCTGCTCGCCGCGATCCTGTGGTTGACCCCCGCCATCAAGGGGCTCAGCCCCCAGGGGAAGGCCTCCATCGCCGTGGCGGTCTTCGCCATCGTGGTCTGGGTCACGGAGGCCCTGGAGGACGCCCTCAGCGGCCTGGTGATCGTGTTCCTACTGGCGGTGCTGAACGCCGTGCCTCTGACGGCGGCGTTCGGCGGGTATTCCAACACCGCACTATGGCTCATCGTGATCGGCTTCATCATGGCGGGCGCCATGGAGAAGTCTGGCTTCTCCAAACGGGTGGCCCTCTGGCTCGTGGCCCGCGCGGGGGGCGACATCCTGCGCATCTACTGGGCCGTGGCCCTGGTGATGGCCGTCATGACCTTCCTGGTCCCTTCCATCACGGCCCGCACGCTGCTGATGCTTCCCATCATCCTCGGCATCGGCCAGGCGGTGAAGGCCGAGCCCGGCAAGAGCAACACGATGAAGGCCCTGATGTTCATCGTGGCCATGAGTGGAACGATGATGAGCCTGGGTGTGCTCACGGGCCATGTGGGCAATCCCATCACGGCGGGCCTCATCGAGACGGCCACGAAGCGCGCAGTCTCATGGTCCCACTGGTTGAAGGTGGGCGGCATGCCGGCCTTCCTGTTGGCCTTTCTCAGTGTGTTCGTGATCCGCTGGATGTGGCCGCCCGAATCCAAGACCGCCGGCGGCGGGGCCGACTACATCCACAAGGAGCTTGAGGCCCTCGGCCCCTTCTCTGCCGCCGAGAAATACACGCTGGTGGTCTTCCTCATCACGCTCCTGCTCTGGGCCACGGACGCCTTCCACAAGGTGAATGTCGTGATCGTGGGAGCGGCCTCCATCATCGCCCTGCTCTGGCCGGGCAAGGGCATCATGACCTGGAAGGAAGCTCAGACCCGCGTGCCATGGAATGTGTTCGTCCTTTACGGAGCGGGCCTTTCTCTCGGCACGGCCCTGGCCAGCTCTGGCGCAGCCAAGTGGATGGCAGGGGTATTCCTGGGGCCCATCGGCGGGATGGCCCATGTCCTGCAGGTCATCATCCTCATCTGGGTAGTGACGGCCCTCCAGGTCTTCTTCACTGGGGGTGGACCGAAGACCACGGCCCTCACCCCCATCATCATTGCCCACTCCCTGGCCATCGGGGTGGATCCCATGGCCTTCGCCCTCATCCTCGGCATGAACATGCAGCACCAGTACCTGCTGCCTGTCACCAACATGCCCAATGCCGTCGCCATGGGCAGCGGCCATGTCACCTCCCGGGAGATGATCCGCACGGGCGCGGTCATGAGCGTGCTGGCCGCCGCCTTCATGTCGCTGGTCTCCCTGACCTACTGGTACTGGCTTGGCCTGACGCGGTGA
- a CDS encoding FAD-binding and (Fe-S)-binding domain-containing protein: MSTAAIATSLKEALVAIVGPDRVLDRPVDLIAFASDASFYRLIPKAVVFAGSVDEVRALFRLSREFQVPMTFRAAGTSLSGQSVSDGILVEVARNWRGIQVLEGGAKVKVQPGVIGAHVNHALRPYRAKMGPDPASINTCTVGGILSNNSSGMCCGVTQNAYHTLESLTFVLPSGTVIDTAAADADARFREAEPALAEGLLKLKADLEANQPLAQRVRAKYKMKNTTGYSLNAFIDYNRPVDIFRNLLVGSEGTLAFIAEAVLNSVPDLPVKVTGFLIFSDLHAACAAIVPLRDAGAAALELLDRASLRSVENQAGTPPTIKTLPEGAAALLVEFQGKDESARAELERLALAAAAGLTLLEPARFTHDPVEQALMWKIRSGTFPSVGAVRARGTTVLIEDVAFPIEKLADAAVDLTKLFVKHRYDEAILFGHAKDGNLHFVITQSFNDQAAVDRYSALIDDVVELVVKKYDGALKAEHGTGRNMAPFVEAEWGPEAKAVMEQLKALVDPQRLLNPGVILNADPKCHLSDLKPMPGVEEEVDKCIECGYCEPKCPSRELTLTPRQRIVVRREMARLETNREDPALLSSLREAFPYMALDTCAVDGLCATACPVGIDTGQLTKRFRRANHSRRAQKIALSVARNFASVEPAMRLALRSGHIVQSLFGPKVMPFITRAMKAFGASHQWSPEMPKPAKAALPVTKLEGAQAIYFPACISRMMGHLPGEPEELSLVEALVKVAERAAYPVHIPFDVEGTCCGVPFSSKGYDEAHRYTVNHAIEKFWEWSQQGRLAIVMDTSPCTYGVITSRGYLTPENQARFDKLKIIDSTAFANDVLLPRLKVTRKVGSVVLHPVCSVTKMNLLPQLEGVAKACADKVLVPRDAGCCGFAGDRGFTHAELTASATKHEAREVKTQSFDGYYASSRTCEVGMTRSTGQVYRSFLYLLESATRPEASK; encoded by the coding sequence ATGAGCACTGCCGCCATCGCCACTTCCTTGAAGGAAGCCCTCGTTGCCATCGTCGGCCCGGATCGCGTTCTGGATCGACCCGTCGATCTGATCGCCTTCGCCTCCGACGCGAGCTTCTACCGCCTCATTCCCAAGGCGGTGGTCTTCGCCGGCAGCGTGGACGAAGTCCGGGCCCTGTTCCGGCTGAGCCGCGAATTCCAGGTCCCCATGACCTTCCGGGCCGCGGGCACGAGCCTGTCCGGGCAGTCGGTCTCCGACGGCATCCTCGTGGAAGTCGCCCGCAACTGGCGCGGCATCCAGGTGCTGGAGGGCGGCGCCAAGGTGAAGGTGCAGCCCGGCGTCATCGGCGCCCATGTGAACCATGCCCTGCGCCCCTACCGCGCCAAGATGGGGCCTGATCCGGCCTCCATCAACACCTGCACCGTGGGCGGCATCCTCTCCAACAACTCCAGCGGCATGTGCTGCGGCGTCACCCAGAACGCCTACCACACCCTGGAATCCCTGACCTTCGTGCTGCCTTCGGGCACCGTGATTGATACGGCCGCCGCCGACGCGGATGCGCGCTTCCGCGAGGCCGAGCCGGCACTGGCCGAAGGGCTGCTCAAGCTGAAGGCCGACCTGGAAGCCAATCAGCCGCTGGCCCAGCGCGTCCGCGCCAAGTACAAGATGAAGAACACGACGGGCTACTCGCTCAACGCCTTCATCGACTACAACCGCCCGGTGGACATCTTCCGCAACCTTCTGGTGGGTTCCGAAGGCACCCTGGCCTTCATCGCCGAGGCCGTGCTGAACTCCGTGCCCGACCTGCCCGTGAAGGTGACGGGCTTCCTGATCTTCTCCGACCTGCATGCCGCCTGCGCGGCCATCGTGCCCCTGCGGGATGCCGGCGCCGCGGCCCTGGAGCTGCTGGACCGGGCCTCGCTGCGGTCTGTGGAGAACCAGGCCGGCACGCCCCCCACCATCAAGACCCTGCCTGAGGGCGCCGCGGCGCTGCTGGTGGAGTTCCAGGGCAAGGACGAGTCCGCCCGGGCGGAGCTGGAGCGCCTGGCGCTGGCTGCCGCCGCTGGCCTCACCCTGCTCGAGCCCGCCCGATTCACTCACGACCCGGTGGAGCAGGCCCTCATGTGGAAGATCCGCTCCGGCACCTTCCCCTCCGTGGGTGCCGTGCGCGCCCGCGGCACCACCGTGCTCATCGAGGATGTGGCCTTCCCCATCGAGAAGCTTGCGGATGCCGCGGTGGACCTGACCAAGCTCTTCGTCAAGCACCGCTATGACGAGGCCATCCTCTTCGGCCACGCCAAGGACGGCAACCTGCACTTCGTCATCACCCAGTCCTTCAACGATCAGGCCGCCGTGGACCGCTACTCGGCCCTCATCGACGATGTGGTGGAGCTGGTGGTGAAGAAATACGACGGCGCCCTGAAGGCCGAGCACGGCACGGGCCGCAACATGGCGCCCTTCGTGGAAGCCGAGTGGGGCCCCGAGGCCAAGGCCGTGATGGAACAGCTCAAGGCCCTGGTGGATCCCCAGCGCCTGCTGAACCCCGGCGTCATCCTCAATGCCGATCCCAAGTGCCACCTGTCCGACCTCAAGCCCATGCCCGGCGTGGAAGAGGAAGTCGATAAGTGCATCGAGTGCGGCTACTGCGAGCCCAAGTGCCCCAGCCGCGAACTGACGCTCACGCCCCGCCAGCGCATCGTGGTGCGCCGCGAGATGGCCCGGCTGGAAACCAACCGCGAGGATCCCGCCCTGCTCTCCTCCCTGCGGGAAGCGTTCCCCTACATGGCCCTGGATACCTGCGCGGTGGATGGCCTGTGCGCCACCGCCTGCCCCGTGGGCATCGACACCGGCCAGCTCACCAAGCGCTTCCGCCGGGCCAACCACAGCCGCCGGGCGCAGAAGATCGCCCTGTCCGTGGCCCGCAACTTCGCCTCGGTGGAGCCCGCCATGCGCCTGGCCCTGCGCAGCGGCCACATCGTCCAGAGCCTCTTCGGCCCCAAGGTGATGCCCTTCATCACCCGCGCCATGAAGGCCTTCGGCGCCTCGCACCAGTGGAGCCCCGAGATGCCGAAGCCCGCCAAGGCCGCCCTCCCGGTGACCAAGCTGGAGGGTGCCCAGGCCATCTACTTCCCCGCCTGCATCTCCCGCATGATGGGGCACCTGCCCGGAGAGCCCGAGGAACTGAGCCTAGTGGAAGCGCTCGTGAAGGTGGCGGAGCGCGCCGCGTACCCCGTCCACATCCCCTTCGATGTGGAAGGCACCTGCTGCGGCGTGCCCTTCTCCTCCAAGGGCTATGACGAGGCGCACCGCTACACGGTGAACCACGCCATCGAGAAGTTCTGGGAGTGGAGCCAGCAGGGCCGCCTGGCCATCGTGATGGACACCAGCCCCTGCACCTACGGCGTCATCACCAGCCGCGGGTACCTCACCCCCGAGAACCAGGCCCGGTTCGACAAGCTGAAGATCATCGACAGCACGGCCTTCGCCAACGATGTGCTCCTGCCCCGTCTGAAGGTGACCCGCAAGGTCGGTTCCGTGGTCCTCCACCCCGTCTGCTCCGTGACGAAGATGAACCTCCTGCCCCAGCTGGAAGGCGTGGCCAAGGCCTGCGCCGACAAGGTCCTGGTCCCTCGGGATGCGGGCTGCTGCGGCTTTGCGGGTGACCGGGGCTTCACGCATGCGGAACTGACGGCCTCGGCCACCAAGCACGAAGCCCGCGAAGTGAAGACCCAGTCCTTCGACGGGTATTACGCCAGCAGCCGCACCTGCGAAGTGGGCATGACCCGATCCACGGGCCAGGTCTACCGAAGCTTCCTATACTTGCTCGAATCCGCAACCCGCCCGGAGGCCTCCAAGTGA
- a CDS encoding LutC/YkgG family protein encodes MPDPRTAILGRLRAAGDSGPLPALDTAVLERRQWPAAERVARLRKGMEAVHTEFLDATPTTWPAVVRAFCDREGLKNLLFGPACQDGAALAAAWAPGGTQLMPYDRPVEAFKQELFGEVDAGFTSTVGGVAETGGLLLMPGPAEPRLMSLVPPVHIALLRASTIQDSFWSAVKALGWGRALPPNALMISGPSKTADIEQTLAYGVHGPKRLIVVLVDDLA; translated from the coding sequence ATGCCTGATCCCCGCACCGCCATCCTTGGCCGCCTCCGCGCTGCCGGCGATTCCGGCCCCCTGCCCGCCCTCGACACCGCCGTGCTCGAGCGCCGCCAATGGCCCGCCGCGGAGCGGGTGGCCCGGCTCCGGAAGGGCATGGAGGCCGTCCATACGGAATTCCTCGACGCCACGCCGACCACCTGGCCCGCCGTGGTGCGCGCCTTCTGCGACCGCGAGGGCCTGAAGAACCTGCTCTTCGGCCCCGCCTGCCAGGATGGCGCGGCCCTGGCGGCCGCCTGGGCGCCCGGCGGGACGCAGCTGATGCCGTACGACCGCCCCGTGGAGGCATTCAAACAGGAGCTCTTCGGCGAGGTGGATGCGGGCTTCACCAGCACGGTGGGCGGCGTCGCCGAGACCGGTGGCCTCCTGCTGATGCCCGGGCCCGCCGAGCCCCGGCTCATGTCCCTGGTGCCCCCGGTCCACATCGCGCTGCTCCGGGCCTCCACGATCCAGGACAGCTTCTGGTCCGCCGTGAAGGCCCTGGGCTGGGGCCGCGCCCTGCCGCCCAACGCGCTGATGATCTCCGGCCCCAGCAAGACCGCCGACATCGAGCAGACCCTGGCCTATGGCGTCCACGGTCCCAAGCGCCTCATCGTCGTGCTGGTGGACGATCTGGCGTAG
- a CDS encoding LytR/AlgR family response regulator transcription factor, with amino-acid sequence MKRLKVVLVDDEPLLCGELKGLLEEQDWAWVVGVYHNGPSALAFLEAEGADLVFLDVSMPGMDGLEVARRILSLPKPPRVVFVTAHASFALEAFSVRAVDYLLKPFDADDLRRVAERVLPLPGAEPHTERKAWTRTLLVERGSSLEVVPVSIIRLVQAREGEVFVETLEGRQWPIRASLRDLEEKLDPRVFMRCHRNFIVNLDQVQQLTPWDNHGYLLKLRALRDQKAAEVPVGRAYADRIRAHFHL; translated from the coding sequence ATGAAGCGCCTCAAGGTTGTCCTCGTGGATGACGAGCCACTCCTGTGCGGAGAGCTCAAGGGCCTGCTGGAGGAGCAGGACTGGGCCTGGGTGGTGGGCGTGTATCACAATGGCCCATCGGCCTTGGCCTTCCTTGAAGCGGAAGGAGCCGACCTCGTCTTCCTTGATGTAAGCATGCCGGGCATGGATGGGTTAGAGGTGGCACGGCGCATCCTGTCCCTTCCAAAGCCGCCACGGGTGGTTTTCGTGACCGCCCATGCTTCCTTTGCCCTGGAGGCCTTCTCCGTGCGGGCGGTGGACTACCTGCTTAAACCCTTCGATGCGGACGACCTGCGGCGGGTTGCGGAGCGCGTCCTCCCCCTCCCAGGCGCAGAGCCGCACACGGAGCGCAAGGCCTGGACCCGCACCCTCCTGGTCGAGCGTGGCTCCAGCCTGGAGGTGGTGCCAGTTTCCATCATCCGCCTGGTGCAGGCCCGGGAGGGGGAAGTCTTCGTCGAGACCCTTGAGGGCCGCCAGTGGCCCATCCGAGCCAGCCTGCGGGACCTGGAGGAGAAGCTGGACCCCCGCGTGTTCATGCGCTGCCACCGCAACTTCATCGTCAACCTCGACCAGGTCCAGCAGCTCACACCGTGGGACAACCATGGCTACCTGTTGAAGCTCCGGGCCCTTCGGGACCAGAAGGCCGCCGAGGTGCCCGTGGGCCGCGCCTACGCCGACAGGATCCGGGCACACTTCCACCTTTGA
- a CDS encoding (Fe-S)-binding protein, with the protein MRNPPGGLQVNGSKPQKVYFYGTCLVDLFFPDAGMAGIQLLREAGVEVVFPEGQTCCGQPAFNCGYWEEAREVARTQVALFPQDLPVILPSGSCAGMMKVHYPELFHGQPDEAKVRAFSARVYELTQFLVDVLDVKLKDLGEPVKVTWHSSCHAVRDLGLKGEPQALIGQLAQVELAPLTREHECCGFGGTFSVRQPEISAAMSCDKAADAEATGASVVLSTDGGCLLNVNGTLEAKNSKLKVQHVAEFLWERTRAR; encoded by the coding sequence ATCCGCAACCCGCCCGGAGGCCTCCAAGTGAATGGATCGAAACCCCAAAAGGTCTATTTCTACGGCACTTGCCTGGTGGACCTATTCTTTCCTGATGCAGGCATGGCGGGCATCCAGCTCCTGCGCGAGGCCGGAGTGGAGGTGGTCTTCCCCGAGGGCCAGACCTGCTGCGGCCAGCCAGCCTTCAACTGCGGCTACTGGGAGGAGGCCCGCGAGGTGGCGCGCACCCAGGTGGCGCTCTTCCCCCAGGACCTGCCCGTGATCCTGCCTTCCGGCAGCTGCGCAGGCATGATGAAGGTTCATTATCCCGAGCTTTTCCATGGACAGCCGGACGAGGCCAAGGTGCGGGCCTTCAGCGCCCGGGTCTACGAGTTGACCCAGTTCCTGGTGGATGTGCTGGATGTGAAGCTGAAGGATCTGGGCGAGCCCGTGAAGGTCACCTGGCACAGCTCCTGCCACGCCGTCCGCGATCTGGGCCTGAAGGGCGAACCCCAGGCGCTCATCGGCCAGCTCGCCCAGGTGGAGCTGGCGCCCCTGACCCGGGAGCACGAGTGCTGTGGTTTCGGCGGCACCTTCTCGGTGCGGCAGCCGGAGATCTCCGCGGCCATGTCCTGCGACAAGGCCGCGGATGCCGAAGCGACCGGCGCATCCGTGGTCCTGTCCACGGATGGCGGCTGCCTGCTCAATGTGAATGGCACTCTGGAAGCCAAGAACAGCAAGCTCAAGGTCCAGCATGTCGCCGAATTCCTGTGGGAGCGCACCCGTGCACGCTGA
- a CDS encoding sensor histidine kinase: protein MRTPAKRRPHFVSPTNALLDRARQEWEVHGAVRCPVAPWLEADSWTLATAQTCAWKRGTTAIQMVERRLTTTGWTWRREEDDLVWRSLGGPRQRRASWRFNSSSSSKSGQIKYCRDSLFRSALTKGAAMTPEVEHRFGGPWTEEKLQAITKYLSFDIFSQPNGNQLPVTAALNAAVFGTGTLPLAFAHAPWILVRMTEWVNFSWGPIEGKLLWDVLRNLAVNGMGAYFVTRLSAVRRALTEIRPRRLDTLVLTLVFGLFSILGNFLGLPIHGALANTRIVGAIAGGLIGGPLVGAGAGLLGGLVRLGMGGYTAPAALVANLLAGLVGGFVRTRLGYQRITVPVAFLTGLAGELVLKACILTLSKPFELAWKLEKTIAVPTILANATAVAIFLLVVKDVYREQEKATVDARHQTSQIQAELQALRAQVNPHFLFNTLATIGALTRTSPERAREIVKRLSEFLRRSLHRQEQQVPLADELKTVELYLDIEQARFGTRITSDIEVDPALSRTMVPVFSVQLLVENAVKHGIGPRPEGGRVAVTAHREGGRLRIRVEDDGLGLHQDRLDRINRREFEGYGEGTGLRNLQRRLELMYGGPASLRLSQAGEGTGIVAILDLPLDEVGP, encoded by the coding sequence GTGCGCACACCCGCCAAGCGACGCCCCCACTTCGTCAGCCCGACCAATGCGCTCCTGGACCGCGCGCGCCAGGAATGGGAGGTTCACGGGGCGGTGCGCTGCCCCGTCGCGCCATGGCTGGAGGCGGACAGCTGGACCCTGGCCACCGCTCAAACCTGCGCTTGGAAAAGGGGTACCACGGCGATCCAGATGGTGGAGCGCAGGCTGACCACCACCGGTTGGACCTGGCGCCGGGAGGAGGACGACCTGGTGTGGAGATCCTTGGGTGGTCCCCGCCAGCGCCGTGCATCGTGGCGATTCAACTCGAGCTCTTCGAGTAAATCCGGCCAAATCAAGTATTGCAGGGATAGTCTATTCCGATCTGCCCTTACCAAGGGGGCGGCGATGACACCAGAGGTCGAACACCGATTTGGCGGGCCCTGGACAGAAGAGAAGCTTCAGGCCATCACTAAATATCTCAGTTTCGATATATTCTCGCAGCCAAACGGCAACCAACTTCCGGTTACAGCCGCCCTGAACGCTGCCGTATTTGGAACTGGAACCCTGCCCTTGGCCTTTGCCCATGCGCCGTGGATACTGGTTCGGATGACGGAGTGGGTGAACTTCTCGTGGGGTCCCATTGAGGGGAAGCTGCTGTGGGATGTTCTCCGCAATCTGGCCGTCAACGGCATGGGCGCCTATTTCGTGACCCGCCTGAGCGCGGTGCGCCGCGCCCTCACGGAGATCCGCCCCCGACGCCTAGACACCCTCGTGCTCACCCTGGTATTCGGGCTTTTCTCGATCCTCGGCAACTTCCTGGGACTGCCCATCCACGGGGCCCTCGCAAACACGCGCATCGTCGGAGCCATTGCCGGGGGGCTGATCGGAGGTCCCCTGGTGGGAGCCGGGGCCGGCCTCCTCGGGGGCCTTGTCCGGCTTGGGATGGGCGGCTATACCGCCCCGGCGGCCCTGGTGGCGAACCTGCTCGCGGGCCTGGTGGGAGGATTCGTCCGGACCCGGTTGGGCTATCAGCGGATCACTGTTCCGGTGGCATTCCTCACAGGTTTGGCTGGGGAACTGGTGCTGAAGGCCTGCATCCTGACCCTCTCCAAGCCCTTCGAACTGGCCTGGAAGCTCGAAAAAACCATCGCCGTGCCGACCATTCTGGCCAACGCCACCGCCGTCGCCATCTTCTTGTTGGTCGTGAAGGATGTTTACCGGGAACAGGAGAAGGCCACCGTCGACGCCCGCCACCAGACCTCCCAGATCCAGGCGGAACTCCAGGCTCTCCGAGCCCAGGTGAACCCGCACTTCCTGTTCAATACTCTGGCCACCATCGGCGCGCTGACCCGGACAAGCCCTGAGCGGGCGCGGGAGATTGTGAAGAGGCTCTCGGAGTTTCTGAGAAGGTCCCTGCATCGGCAGGAGCAGCAGGTCCCGCTCGCCGATGAACTCAAGACGGTGGAACTCTACCTGGACATCGAGCAGGCCCGCTTCGGAACCAGGATCACCAGCGACATCGAGGTGGATCCAGCCCTGTCCCGGACCATGGTGCCCGTATTTTCCGTTCAACTCCTGGTGGAAAATGCCGTCAAGCACGGCATCGGCCCCCGGCCGGAAGGCGGCCGGGTAGCGGTGACGGCACACCGCGAGGGAGGAAGGCTGCGCATTCGAGTTGAGGACGATGGGCTGGGTCTTCATCAGGATCGGCTGGACCGGATCAACCGCCGGGAGTTCGAGGGCTACGGCGAAGGGACAGGATTGCGGAACCTGCAGCGCCGCCTTGAGCTGATGTACGGCGGCCCCGCTAGCTTGAGACTTTCGCAGGCCGGAGAAGGGACCGGCATTGTCGCGATCCTGGACCTGCCGCTGGACGAGGTGGGCCCATGA